A single Saccharomyces paradoxus chromosome II, complete sequence DNA region contains:
- the AMN1 gene encoding Amn1p (Protein required for daughter cell separation~similar to YBR158W), producing MKLERVSSNGSFKRGRDIQSLESPCTRPLKKMSPSSSFTSLKMKKPFKDIVRKYRGHLHQSNCRPGSNKLELARPDLSLITDQSFLQSSVQTTPNNKTCSEYISTPEATPLKNTATENAWATSRVVSATSLSIVTPTEIKNVLVDEFSELKLVQPLTTQNQQSHAVFEIPEIVENIIKMTVSLESANIPKERPCLRRNPQSYEHSLLMYKDEERAKKAWSQTQQLRDPPLVRHKEKKQGALFSCMMVNRLWLKITRPFLFESLHFKSAHNFKDFLRASQETTQIMKPSHFILHKLHQVTQPDIEKLSRKMECENLKWLEFYVCPRITPPLSWFNNLQKLEKLTIPGNKNIDDNFLLRLSQSIPNLKHLDLRACDNVSDSGVVCIALNCPKLKTFNIGRHRHGNLITSVSLVALGKYTQVETVGFAGCDIDDAGIWEFARLNGKNVERLSLNSCRLLTDYSLPILFALNSFPNLAVLEIRNLDKITDVRHFVKYNLWKKSLDAPILIEACERITKLINEEENRVKRINSLIALKDMTAWVNADDEIQNHA from the coding sequence ATGAAATTAGAACGTGTGAGCAGCAATGGCTCCTTCAAAAGGGGTAGAGACATCCAGTCCCTTGAATCTCCATGTACAAGgcctttaaaaaaaatgtcacCAAGTTCATCTTTCACATCTCTTAAAATGAAGAAGcctttcaaagatattgTAAGGAAGTATAGAGGCCACCTTCATCAAAGTAACTGTAGACCCGGCTCAAACAAATTGGAACTAGCAAGACCAGATTTGTCTTTAATAACTGATcaaagttttcttcaaagtaGTGTACAGACTACACCTAACAATAAAACCTGTAGTGAGTACATCTCAACTCCAGAGGCTACACCATTAAAGAATACAGCTACGGAAAATGCATGGGCAACCTCTCGAGTTGTTTCTGCAACCAGCCTTTCCATAGTGACACCAACGgaaattaaaaatgttCTTGTTGATGAATTCTCCGAATTGAAGTTAGTGCAACCCTTAACAACTCAGAATCAGCAAAGTCATGCGGTCTTCGAAATTCCTGAGATCgtggaaaatattataaagATGACGGTTTCTCTGGAATCTGCAAACATACCGAAGGAAAGACCATGCCTGAGAAGAAATCCGCAATCTTATGAGCACTCTCTGCTTATGTATAAAGACGAAGAAAGAGCCAAAAAAGCATGGTCACAGACCCAACAGCTACGGGATCCACCGTTAGTCAGACACAAAGAGAAGAAGCAAGGTGCCTTGTTTAGCTGTATGATGGTTAACAGATTATGGCTTAAGATAACTAggccttttctttttgagaGCTTACATTTTAAAAGTGCTCATAATTTTAAGGATTTTTTAAGAGCTTCCCAAGAGACGACACAGATCATGAAACCGTCTCATTTTATATTGCACAAATTACATCAAGTAACACAACCAGATATAGAAAAACTTTCCAGAAAAATGGAATGTGAAAATTTGAAGTGGTTAGAATTTTACGTCTGCCCTAGGATAACTCCCCCATTAAGCTGGTTCAATAATCTTCAAAAGCTTGAAAAGCTCACAATTCCAGGTAATAAAAACATAGATGATAACTTTTTACTAAGGCTATCACAAAGCATACCAAACCTAAAGCACTTAGATTTAAGAGCATGTGACAACGTCAGTGATTCAGGGGTTGTCTGTATTGCTTTGAACTGTCcgaaattgaaaacattCAACATTGGCAGACATAGGCACGGAAATTTAATTACCAGTGTCTCACTGGTCGCACTAGGCAAATATACACAAGTCGAAACTGTGGGGTTTGCTGGTtgtgatattgatgatgcCGGTATTTGGGAATTTGCTCGATTGAATGGCAAAAATGTTGAAAGATTGTCTTTAAATTCCTGTCGTCTTTTAACTGATTACTCCTTGCCCATTCTTTTTGCTTTGAACTCATTTCCAAACTTGGCTGTTTTAGAGATCAGAAACCTGGATAAAATAACCGATGTGAGGCATTTCGTCAAGTATAACttgtggaaaaaatcaCTAGATGCCCCCATTCTAATTGAAGCGTGTGAGCGTATTACGAAACTGatcaatgaagaagaaaacaggGTTAAGAGGATTAACTCCTTGATTGCCTTAAAAGATATGACAGCTTGGGTTAATGCAGATGACGAAATACAGAATCATGCGTGA
- the IFA38 gene encoding ketoreductase (Microsomal beta-keto-reductase~similar to YBR159W), translating to MTFVQQLQEAGERFKCINGLLWVIFGLGVLKCTTLSLRFLALIFDLFLLPAVSFDKYGAKTGKYCVVTGASDGIGKEFARQMAKRGFNLILISRTQSKLEALQKELEDEHHVVVKILAIDIAEDTETNYESIKELCAHLPITVLVNNVGQSHSIPVPFLETEEKELRDIITINNTATLLITQIIVPRIVETVKAEKKNAGTRGLVLTMGSFGGLIPTPLLATYSGSKSFLQSWSNSLAGELSKDAIDVELIISYLVTSSMSKIRRSSLMIPNPQQFVKSTLKSVGRRCGSQDRYATMTPYWAHAVYQFVITETFGVYSKIVNSINYTFHKSIRIRALKKAARQVKKE from the coding sequence ATGACTTTTGTGCAACAGCTTCAAGAGGCTGGGGAAAGATTTAAATGTATCAATGGGCTTTTATGGGTTATTTTCGGACTGGGTGTCTTGAAATGTACAACCTTATCACTAAGATTTTTAGCTCTTATTTTTGATCTGTTTTTACTACCGGCAGTCAGTTTCGACAAGTATGGTGCCAAAACTGGTAAATACTGTGTTGTCACCGGTGCTAGTGATGGTATTGGCAAAGAATTTGCCAGGCAAATGGCCAAACGTGGTTTCAATTTAATATTGATCTCAAGAACGCAATCTAAATTGGAGGCTTTACAgaaagaattggaagatgaaCATCACGTTGTTGTTAAGATTCTAGCCATTGATATTGCAGAAGACACTGAAACCAATTATGAATCTATCAAGGAATTGTGTGCGCACTTGCCAATTACTGTTTTGGTCAATAATGTTGGCCAATCACACTCCATTCCTGTTCCGTTTTTGgaaacagaagaaaaggagcTTAGAGACATTATCACGATCAATAACACTGCTACGCTATTAATCACACAAATCATCGTACCAAGAATTGTAGAAACCGTGAAAgctgaaaagaagaatgcGGGTACTCGCGGGTTAGTCTTAACCATGGGTTCATTTGGTGGTCTAATTCCTACTCCGCTTTTGGCTACGTACAGTGGTTCCAAGTCGTTTTTGCAAAGCTGGTCTAACTCTTTAGCTGGAGAATTATCTAAAGATGCTATCGATGTTGAATTGATCATTTCATATTTGGTCACTAGCTCCATGTCTAAAATTAGAAGATCCTCTTTAATGATTCCGAATCCACAACAGTTTGTCAAATCCACTTTGAAAAGTGTTGGAAGACGCTGCGGCTCTCAAGACAGATATGCTACTATGACCCCATACTGGGCCCACGCAGTGTATCAATTTGTAATTACAGAGACATTTGGCGTTTATTCGAAGATTGTTAATTCCATTAATTATACCTTCCATAAATCCATCAGAATTAGGGCCTTGAAAAAAGCCGCAAGACAGGTTAAAAAGGAATAG